A genome region from Coffea arabica cultivar ET-39 chromosome 7e, Coffea Arabica ET-39 HiFi, whole genome shotgun sequence includes the following:
- the LOC113701061 gene encoding monosaccharide-sensing protein 2, which yields MRGAVLVAIAAVVGNFVQGWDNATIAGSVLYIKREFNLQTQPTVEGLIVAMSLIGATVITTFSGSVADWLGRRPMLVISSVLYFLGGLVMLWAPNVYVLLLGRLLDGFGVGLAVTLVPLYISETAPTEIRGLLNTLPQFAGSAGMFLSYCMVFGMSLQDSPSWRLMLGILSIPSLAYFALAVFFLPESPRWLVSKGQMQEAKKVLQRLRGREDVTGEMALLVEGLGVGGETSIEEYIIGPDNELNDNQDHEVEKDQIKLYGAQEGLSWIAKPVRGQSTLGLSRHGSLANQNVPLMDPMVTLFGSVHEKLPETGSMRSMLFSNFGSMLSVAEHPGKNENWDEEAQDYGEHHISDASGAESDDNLRSPLLSRQGTNTDKDAVSRGANASFMHGHAGEEVGSMGIGGGWQLAYRKDEKAGGGLKRIYLREEGVPGSQRGSILSLPGADVPVDGECIHAAALVSQSVLRLEDVSGQSSIIEAVDKPSESAVKGPSWRDLLEPGVKHALIVGILIQILQQFSGINGVLYYTPQILEQAGVGVLLSNMGIGSDSSSFLISGVTTLLMLPSIGVAMKLMDVAGRRLLLLSTLPFLLLSLVILVLGNVINLGNTAHAVVSTISVVVYFCCFVMGFGPVPNILCAEIFPTRTRGLCIAICALVFWICDIIVTYSLPVMLSSIGLAGVFGIYAVVCAISWVFVFLKVPETKGMPLEVITEFFAVGAKQVAAKEQ from the exons ATGAGGGGAGCTGTACTGGTAGCAATTGCTGCCGTAGTTGGGAACTTTGTACAGGGATGGGATAATGCAACAATAGCAG GTTCTGTTCTTTACATCAAAAGGGAATTTAATCTTCAAACTCAGCCAACGGTGGAGGGGCTAATTGTTGCTATGTCACTTATTGGAGCCACAGTTATAACAACATTCTCTGGGTCTGTGGCAGATTGGCTAGGACGGCGTCCAATGCTAGTAATTTCATCTGTCCTGTATTTCCTTGGCGGGTTGGTGATGTTGTGGGCTCCAAATGTATATGTCCTGCTTTTAGGAAGGCTATTGGATGGATTTGGAGTTGGCCTCGCAGTTACACTTGTTCCTCTTTATATTTCTGAGACAGCCCCAACAGAAATAAGAGGGCTATTGAACACTCTTCCACAGTTTGCTGGTTCTGCAGGAATGTTTTTGTCATACTGCATGGTCTTTGGAATGTCATTGCAAGATTCTCCCAGTTGGAGGCTAATGCTTGGGATTCTTTCAATCCCTTCTCTAGCATATTTTGCATTGGCTGTTTTTTTCTTGCCTGAATCTCCAAGGTGGCTTGTCAGTAAAGGGCAGATGCAGGAGGCGAAAAAAGTGTTACAGAGACTACGTGGCAGGGAGGACGTGACAG GTGAAATGGCTTTATTGGTTGAAGGCCTGGGAGTTGGAGGTGAAACATCCATTGAGGAATATATAATTGGTCCTGACAATGAACTTAACGACAACCAGGACCATGAAGTTGAGAAGGACCAAATCAAGTTGTATGGAGCTCAAGAGGGTCTTTCCTGGATTGCAAAACCTGTCAGGGGACAGAGTACTCTTGGTCTTTCCCGTCATGGGAGTTTGGCAAATCAGAATGTGCCTCTTATGGATCCCATGGTCACTCTATTTGGCAGTGTTCATGAAAAGCTGCCAGAAACAGGCAGTATGCGAAGCATGCTGTTTTCCAACTTTGGCAGCATGTTAAGTGTGGCAGAGCATCCgggtaaaaatgaaaattgggaTGAGGAGGCACAAGACTATGGTGAACATCATATATCTGATGCTTCTGGTGCTGAATCTGATGACAACTTAAGGAGTCCATTGCTCTCAAGACAGGGTACAAATACAGACAAGGATGCAGTCTCACGTGGAGCCAATGCGAGCTTCATGCACGGACATGCTGGTGAAGAAGTTGGTAGCATGGGTATTGGTGGTGGTTGGCAGCTTGCATATAGGAAAGATGAGAAAGCTGGAGGAGGACTCAAGAGAATCTATTTACGTGAGGAGGGTGTCCCTGGATCACAACGTGGGTCCATTTTATCATTACCAGGTGCAGATGTTCCTGTAGATGGTGAATGTATACATGCTGCTGCTCTTGTGAGCCAATCTGTTCTCCGCTTAGAGGATGTCAGCGGTCAAAGCTCCATCATAGAAGCAGTGGATAAACCATCTGAGTCTGCTGTTAAGGGGCCTAGTTGGAGGGATCTTCTTGAACCAGGAGTCAAACACGCACTCATTGTCGGAATACTAATTCAAATACTTCAGCAG TTTTCAGGCATAAATGGGGTACTCTACTATACTCCACAAATTCTTGAACAAGCGGGTGTAGGAGTTCTTCTATCAAACATGGGCATTGGTTCAGATTCTTCATCTTTCCTTATAAGTGGTGTTACAACCTTGTTGATGCTTCCAAGCATAGGCGTTGCTATGAAGTTGATGGATGTTGCAGGCAGGAG GTTGCTTCTGCTGAGTACATTGCCCTTCTTGTTATTGTCTCTGGTCATTCTAGTCCTAGGCAATGTTATTAACTTGGGAAATACTGCCCATGCTGTTGTCTCCACGATCAGTGTTGTGGTTTATTTCTGCTGCTTTGTCATGGGCTTTGGTCCAGTTCCAAACATCCTCTGTGCAGAGATCTTTCCTACCCGAACCCGTGGCCTTTGCATAGCTATATGTGCTCTTGTATTTTGGATTTGCGACATTATTGTCACCTACAGTCTACCTGTAATGCTCTCCTCCATCGGCCTTGCTGGTGTTTTTGGCATCTATGCTGTTGTCTGTGCCATATCATGGGTTTTCGTCTTCTTAAAGGTTCCTGAAACAAAGGGCATGCCCCTTGAAGTCATTACTGAGTTTTTTGCTGTTGGTGCAAAGCAAGTTGCAGCAAAAGAACAATAG
- the LOC113700496 gene encoding uncharacterized protein, which translates to MDQNQQQQQKDEVLNRESLEKRPGILMIGSPTVGKRTLLSRLLSLDFETASDSSSSSDTFAYGWTINTKYYVADVSLWMAHLNDEFAIQNLPGYDQLAALVMVFDMNDLSSFSALKDWVAQNDIQKFDILLCIGNKVDLLPGHPAHVEYRRCLLKSGESSGDFSLELDYGISETEGSSLLGDDEPSWEMKRSCMDWCIEHNIEYIEACATNADFDKCLSVDGDLQGVQRLYGALSAHMWPGMVLKSGDKIHEPSLPEQEELSEEESDFELEYEILSAGSADPWDDTEVGWVSAKGDATTSGTSGAIEQNFDSRDCDQKSQNRSVEGQPEPLTSMHGKTNEEEAMKFHAAGTASEPDEGTTYDFEDLDQLMSEIGNMRNSLRLLPDFQRREMAAKLAMKMAAMFGDSSEDEEGLN; encoded by the exons ATGGATCAAAATcaacagcagcagcagaaaGATGAAGTACTTAATCGGGAGTCGCTAGAGAAAAGGCCGGGGATTCTCATGATCGGATCTCCCACCGTCGGAAAACGGACTCTTCTCTCCC GATTACTTTCTCTGGATTTTGAAACTGCCTCGgattcttcatcatcatctgaTACTTTTGCATACGG CTGGACAATCAACACCAAGTACTATGTAGCTGATGTTTCTCTTTGGATGGCTCATCTTAATGATGAATTTGCTATTCAGAATTTGCCAGGATATGACCAGTTGGCTGCCTTGGTTATGGTCTTCGATATGAATGAT CTCTCGTCTTTCAGTGCACTAAAAGATTGGGTGGCCCAAAATGATATTCAAAAGTTTGACATACTGCTGTGCATTGGTAATAAAGTAGATCTCCTTCCTGGTCACCCAGCTCATGTTGAGTACAGGAGATGTTTGCTGAAATCTGGTGAATCTTCTGGTGATTTTAGTCTAGAGTTGGATTATGGGATTTCTGAAACTGAAGGTAGTAGCTTATTGGGAGATGATGAACCATCATGGGAGATGAAAAGGTCTTGTATGGACTGGTGTATTGAACACAATATTGAGTACATCGAAGCTTGTGCAACGAATGCAGATTTTGACAAAT GTTTATCCGTGGATGGTGATTTGCAGGGTGTGCAACGTCTTTATGGGGCTCTCTCTGCTCATATGTGGCCTGGAATGGTCTTAAAATCTGGTGATAAGATACATGAACCCTCATTACCAGAACAAGAAG AGTTGTCAGAAGAAGAATCAGACTTTGAACTTGAATATGAAATCTTATCCGCTGGTTCAGCTGATCCATGGGATGACACAGAGGTGGGATGGGTATCTGCAAAAGGTGATGCCACAACTTCAGGGACTAGTGGAGCGATTGAGCAGAACTTTGATTCACGAGATTGCGACCAAAAGAGCCAAAACAGGTCAGTTGAAGGCCAGCCAGAGCCTTTAACGTCAATGCATGGCAAAACTAATGAGGAAGAAGCGATGAAGTTCCATGCGGCTGGCACAGCCTCAGAGCCTGATGAGGGTACTACATATGATTTTGAGGATCTGGATCAGTTGATGTCCGAGATTGGAAACATGCGCAACAGCTTAAGGTTGCTGCCTGATTTCCAGAGGAGGGAGATGGCTGCCAAGCTGGCAATGAAAATGGCTGCGATGTTTGGTGATTCTAGTGAAGATGAAGAAGGATTGAACTGA
- the LOC113702476 gene encoding RING-H2 finger protein ATL80-like has product MTRSLRILLSTVTTANSTATTSSPPAKHSSPAAEPPQSVAVESDFVVILAALLCALICVVGLIAVARCAWLRRGTSGNGRVPGQRSPNKGLKKKIVQSLPKYTYDSSSSTTGAGNGIGAVTGDCAICLAEYADGDEIRVLPQCGHGFHVQCIDTWLGSHSSCPSCRQILVVARCQKCGEFPAMNVSGAAQVPTPAETQVKQTRSDRRAAAAAVPSSSYFLP; this is encoded by the coding sequence ATGACTCGTTCACTCAGAATTCTGTTATCCACCGTCACAACTGCCAATTCGACAGCAACGACGTCGTCCCCTCCAGCTAAACACTCGTCACCAGCGGCCGAGCCACCTCAGTCCGTCGCCGTCGAGTCCGACTTCGTCGTAATCCTCGCAGCTTTACTCTGCGCTCTAATCTGCGTGGTAGGCCTCATCGCCGTAGCTCGCTGCGCCTGGCTCCGCCGTGGAACCTCCGGTAATGGCCGCGTTCCCGGGCAACGTTCCCCTAACAAAGGACTGAAGAAGAAGATAGTCCAGTCGCTGCCGAAATACACTTACGACTCCTCCAGTTCCACCACCGGCGCCGGAAATGGTATTGGCGCTGTCACGGGTGATTGTGCTATCTGCTTGGCGGAGTACGCCGACGGCGACGAGATCCGAGTGCTGCCACAGTGCGGCCATGGATTCCACGTTCAGTGCATTGACACGTGGCTAGGTTCGCATTCGTCGTGCCCGTCGTGCCGGCAGATCCTCGTCGTTGCTCGTTGCCAGAAGTGTGGCGAGTTCCCGGCGATGAACGTTTCCGGCGCAGCTCAGGTTCCGACGCCAGCGGAGACTCAAGTCAAGCAAACCAGATCAGACCGTAGAGCAGCAGCTGCAGCAGTTCCGAGCTCGAGCTATTTtttaccctaa
- the LOC113702035 gene encoding transcription factor SRM1-like: MELSNLSCYPFNEDAILSFTCSPVRSKDSEWTFEEEKHFENALAVYDLNSWDLFEKIAIKVPGKTIEQIKQHFQLLVEDVNFIETWSGPLPNCRTTNTVEPESTPNSTLTSVENRQKKKGTRWTKEEHENFLLGLKKYGKGDWRSISRNSVLTKTPTQVASHAQKYFIRLAKLSTTSNPLSSAASQGKSKIEMTPPSQRVAACSSACIFYQSPTTVTSITKRT; this comes from the exons ATGGAGTTATCAAATCTCTCCTGCTACCCCTTTAATGAAGATGCAATATTGTCCTTCACTTGTTCACCAGTACGATCAAAGGATTCGGAATGGACTTTTGAGGAAGAGAAACATTTTGAAAATGCCCTTGCTGTCTATGACCTTAATTCTTGGGATTTGTTTGAGAAGATTGCTATCAAGGTCCCCGGAAAGACAATTGAACAAATTAAACAGCATTTTCAATTGCTAGTTGAAGATGTTAATTTCATTGAAACATGGAGTGGTCCACTACCTAATTGCAGAACAACCAACACTGTAGAGCCTGAATCAACTCCAAATAGCACTTTAACTTCTGTTGAAAATCggcagaaaaagaaaggaactcgTTGGACTAAGGAAGAACACGA GAACTTTCTACTTGGTTTGAAAAAGTATGGCAAAGGAGATTGGAGAAGTATTTCAAGGAATAGTGTATTGACAAAGACACCAACTCAAGTTGCAAGTCATGCCCAAAAGTACTTCATTCGCCTCGCGAAGTTATCAACCACCTCAAATCCTCTATCCTCAGCTGCTTCTCAAGGCAAATCTAAGATTGAAATGACTCCTCCATCTCAACGCGTTGCTGCTTGTAGTAGTGCCTGTATATTCTACCAGTCACCTACTACAGTTACATCTATCACTAAAAGGACATAA